A single genomic interval of Deinococcus sp. HSC-46F16 harbors:
- the ribH gene encoding 6,7-dimethyl-8-ribityllumazine synthase, whose translation MNRTEATLIATGLKFAVVSTRWNHFIVDRLVEGAQTAFVQHGGDSADLDHYLVPGSFEVPLVARRLAESGRYDAVICLGAIIKGATDHYDFVAGAATNGILNSMLHTGVPIAFGVLTTDTTEQAIERAGTKAGNKGGEAVLAMIETVNLLRQIPERG comes from the coding sequence ATGAACCGCACCGAGGCCACATTGATCGCCACCGGACTCAAGTTCGCCGTCGTCAGCACGCGCTGGAACCACTTCATCGTGGACCGGCTGGTGGAAGGGGCACAGACCGCCTTCGTGCAGCACGGCGGGGACAGCGCCGACCTTGACCATTACCTCGTGCCCGGCTCCTTCGAGGTGCCGCTCGTCGCCCGGCGCCTGGCCGAGAGCGGGCGATACGACGCGGTGATCTGCCTGGGAGCCATCATCAAGGGGGCGACCGACCACTACGACTTCGTGGCGGGCGCGGCCACAAACGGCATCCTGAACTCGATGCTGCACACGGGCGTGCCCATCGCCTTCGGCGTGCTCACCACCGACACCACCGAGCAGGCGATCGAGCGGGCTGGGACGAAGGCGGGGAACAAGGGCGGCGAGGCCGTCCTCGCCATGATCGAGACCGTCAACCTGCTGCGCCAGATTCCCGAGCGGGGCTGA
- a CDS encoding MOSC domain-containing protein has product MTTTVGQVVELFRYPIKSIGGERLTSAEINRRGLVGDRFWAVEDEEGKFGSGKTTRRFRRMEGLLEFRAFLRDGPDVPMLALPDGAEVLATSPEATAALRERTGQQVAVTAEREVSHFDEGALHLLTTSALGRLAQVHGAPVDVRRLRNNITLDTSPAQGHLEEEWVGRHLALGEELIVEIAYLMPRCVMVNMAQHDLPEDNRVLKSISEINPDVCLGAFAQVVQPGIVRLGDTARLV; this is encoded by the coding sequence ATGACGACAACGGTCGGCCAGGTTGTAGAACTCTTTCGCTACCCCATCAAATCCATTGGTGGAGAACGCCTGACCTCTGCCGAAATCAATAGGAGGGGACTGGTAGGCGACCGCTTTTGGGCAGTGGAAGACGAGGAAGGCAAATTCGGTTCAGGCAAAACCACGCGGCGTTTTCGTCGAATGGAAGGCTTGCTGGAGTTCCGTGCCTTTCTGCGGGATGGACCGGACGTGCCCATGCTGGCGCTTCCGGACGGCGCTGAAGTGCTCGCCACGTCTCCGGAAGCGACCGCTGCTCTTCGTGAACGGACGGGCCAACAGGTTGCTGTGACAGCGGAGCGCGAAGTCTCCCACTTTGACGAGGGTGCCCTGCACCTTCTGACAACCTCGGCCCTGGGCAGGCTCGCCCAGGTTCATGGTGCCCCCGTGGATGTGCGCCGCCTGCGCAACAACATCACGCTGGACACCTCCCCTGCCCAGGGCCATCTGGAAGAGGAATGGGTGGGGAGGCATCTCGCTCTAGGGGAAGAGTTGATCGTGGAGATCGCCTATCTGATGCCCCGCTGCGTCATGGTCAACATGGCCCAGCATGATCTCCCCGAAGACAACCGCGTCCTGAAATCCATCTCTGAAATCAATCCTGACGTGTGCCTGGGAGCATTCGCACAGGTCGTCCAACCGGGCATCGTTCGGCTGGGTGACACGGCCCGACTGGTTTAA
- a CDS encoding cupin domain-containing protein, whose amino-acid sequence MTTPRKVNLEQKFGLFAEHWSPKVVGELNGQQVKLAKLSGEFVWHAHEQEDELFFVMRGKLRLRFRDGEAVLGEGEFIVVPRGVEHQPVAETEEVWVVLFEPASTVNTGTAGGERTVTELEHL is encoded by the coding sequence ATGACCACGCCCCGGAAGGTCAATCTGGAGCAGAAGTTCGGCCTCTTTGCCGAACACTGGTCGCCCAAGGTCGTCGGTGAACTCAACGGCCAGCAGGTCAAGCTCGCCAAACTCAGCGGCGAGTTCGTGTGGCACGCCCATGAGCAGGAGGACGAGCTGTTTTTCGTCATGCGCGGCAAGCTGCGCCTGCGCTTCCGTGACGGCGAGGCCGTGCTGGGCGAGGGCGAATTCATCGTCGTGCCGCGCGGCGTGGAGCATCAGCCGGTCGCGGAGACGGAAGAAGTCTGGGTCGTGCTGTTCGAGCCTGCCTCGACCGTGAACACCGGCACGGCGGGCGGCGAGCGCACTGTGACCGAGCTGGAGCACCTATGA
- a CDS encoding endonuclease domain-containing protein has product MAYRPPRSSVSTEVARTLRRTLTPEERLLWSRLRSAQLGVSFRRQEPIGRYVVDFVCYPARLIIELDGSQHLNSESDRVRDAALQADGFRIMRFWNNEVRGNLDGVLERIQAVLKEGG; this is encoded by the coding sequence ATGGCCTACCGTCCGCCTCGGAGCAGCGTCAGCACGGAAGTGGCCCGCACCCTGCGCCGCACCCTGACGCCAGAAGAGCGCCTGTTGTGGAGCAGACTCCGCAGTGCCCAGCTTGGCGTGAGCTTCCGGAGACAGGAGCCTATCGGCCGGTATGTGGTGGACTTCGTGTGCTATCCCGCTCGTCTGATCATCGAATTGGACGGCAGTCAGCACTTGAACAGCGAGAGCGACCGGGTGCGGGACGCAGCCCTGCAAGCCGATGGGTTCCGAATAATGCGGTTCTGGAACAACGAGGTTAGGGGAAATTTGGACGGCGTGCTGGAACGAATTCAGGCAGTCCTGAAGGAAGGCGGGTGA
- the purQ gene encoding phosphoribosylformylglycinamidine synthase subunit PurQ yields the protein MRTAVIQFPGSNCDADALHAARLTLDPEAQFVWHTEAGLPEGTELVFLPGGFSYGDHLRSGAIAARSPIMAAVKAHAERGGYVLGVCNGFQVLTEAGLLPGALSRNRDLHFHCAPVHLRVENAHTAFTEAYPSGQVIEIPIAHGEGNYYADPETVARLEAEGRVVFRYVDNPNGSLNDIAGIVNEGGNVLGMMPHPERAVEALLGSEDGRRIFESLGACVKQ from the coding sequence ATGAGGACTGCCGTCATTCAATTCCCCGGCTCCAACTGCGACGCCGACGCCCTGCACGCGGCCCGCCTGACCCTCGACCCGGAAGCGCAGTTCGTCTGGCACACCGAAGCCGGGCTGCCGGAGGGCACCGAGCTGGTGTTCCTGCCGGGCGGCTTTTCCTACGGCGACCACCTCCGCTCCGGTGCAATAGCCGCCCGCAGCCCGATCATGGCGGCGGTCAAGGCGCACGCCGAGCGCGGCGGCTACGTGCTGGGCGTGTGCAACGGCTTTCAGGTGCTCACGGAAGCGGGGCTGCTGCCCGGAGCGCTCTCGCGCAACCGTGACCTGCACTTCCACTGCGCCCCGGTGCACCTGCGGGTGGAGAACGCGCACACGGCCTTCACGGAGGCGTACCCGTCCGGCCAGGTCATCGAAATCCCGATCGCACACGGCGAGGGCAACTACTACGCCGACCCCGAGACGGTCGCCCGGCTGGAGGCCGAGGGCCGCGTCGTCTTCCGCTACGTGGACAACCCCAACGGCTCGCTGAACGACATCGCCGGAATCGTGAACGAGGGCGGCAACGTGCTGGGCATGATGCCCCACCCCGAGCGGGCGGTGGAGGCGCTGCTGGGAAGCGAGGACGGGCGGAGGATTTTCGAGTCGTTGGGAGCGTGCGTAAAGCAATGA
- a CDS encoding YwbE family protein codes for MPPSRSQIQPGLTVDIVQKQDQPTGKLTRGVVATLLTNSPTHPHGIKVRLTSGQVGRVQAVVAAGE; via the coding sequence ATGCCCCCTTCCCGTTCCCAGATTCAACCCGGCCTCACCGTGGACATCGTGCAGAAGCAGGACCAGCCCACGGGCAAGCTCACGCGCGGCGTGGTCGCGACGCTGCTCACCAACTCGCCCACCCACCCGCACGGCATCAAGGTGCGGCTGACCTCCGGGCAGGTGGGACGGGTACAGGCGGTCGTCGCGGCTGGGGAATAG
- the purL gene encoding phosphoribosylformylglycinamidine synthase subunit PurL, translated as MTQTQSLRPQAATFGLTEGEYDLLVSGIGREPNALEAAIVGAMWSEHCGYKNSRPLFSAFPTTGPQVLQGPGENAGVVDIGEGWGVAFKMESHNHPSAVEPVQGAATGVGGILRDIFAMGARPFAVLDSLRFGNPDSPRTRFLVNGVVEGISHYGNAIGVPTVGGEVTFHPSYQENPLVNVMALGLLRHEDLAKGTMGEVGNQIVYVGSKTGRDGLGGAVFSSADLSAASQADRPAVQVGDPFMEKLLLEATLEAIQAGLVAGVQDMGAAGLVSSTCEMAYRAGLGITMDLDLVPTREEGMVPMELCLSESQERMILVPVPGREQKLLDLLAKWELDVVTIGEVEAHDRYRLTWRGEVVCDLPVALLNEAPKYTREGVELEEIRAKRERDLSGVPVPGDLGAVLVDLLSHPTIASKRPIFERYDHQVMTNTVVVPGAADAAVLRVKGSGMGVAATSDCNPRFVYLDPYIGAAAAVAEAARNLACVGATPLAITDNLNFGNPHEPGVYFQLQQAVQGIADACRALNTPVTGGNVSLYNQYTEGEHKVAIHPTPTIGMVGVLPDVTVRATLDLKPGPHVLYLLGEHASTIGASQYLETVHGLEAGRVPELDLGLEAKVIAGTLALIRADLTTTAHDCSEGGLAVALAEMAIAGMQGLKVTLDAPEGIRPDALLFGEAHSRVIVAVPVGHEQEAQDVLEGLGVPFTALGESLPGSDRVTIAVSGANVQLSVNLETLRTAHEAPLREILG; from the coding sequence ATGACCCAGACCCAATCCCTCCGCCCTCAGGCCGCCACCTTCGGCCTGACCGAGGGCGAATACGACCTCCTTGTGTCGGGCATCGGGCGCGAGCCGAACGCGCTGGAAGCCGCCATCGTGGGCGCGATGTGGTCCGAGCACTGCGGGTACAAGAACTCGCGGCCCCTCTTTTCGGCCTTTCCCACGACCGGGCCGCAGGTGCTGCAAGGCCCCGGCGAGAACGCGGGCGTGGTGGACATCGGGGAGGGGTGGGGCGTGGCCTTCAAGATGGAGAGCCACAACCATCCCTCGGCCGTGGAACCCGTGCAGGGCGCGGCGACGGGCGTGGGCGGCATCCTGCGCGACATCTTCGCGATGGGGGCGCGGCCCTTTGCCGTGCTGGACTCGCTCCGGTTCGGCAACCCCGACAGCCCCCGCACCCGCTTTCTGGTGAACGGCGTGGTGGAGGGCATCTCCCACTACGGCAACGCGATCGGCGTGCCCACGGTGGGCGGCGAGGTGACCTTTCACCCGTCGTATCAGGAGAACCCGCTGGTCAACGTGATGGCCCTGGGCCTGCTGCGCCACGAGGACCTCGCCAAGGGGACGATGGGCGAGGTCGGCAACCAGATCGTGTACGTCGGGTCCAAGACCGGGCGCGACGGGCTGGGCGGCGCGGTGTTCTCGTCGGCGGACCTCAGTGCGGCCTCGCAAGCCGACCGCCCCGCCGTGCAGGTGGGCGACCCCTTCATGGAAAAACTGCTGCTGGAGGCCACCCTGGAGGCGATTCAGGCCGGGCTGGTGGCGGGCGTGCAGGACATGGGCGCGGCGGGGCTGGTGTCCAGTACGTGCGAGATGGCGTACCGTGCGGGCCTCGGCATCACGATGGACCTCGACCTCGTGCCCACCCGCGAGGAGGGCATGGTGCCGATGGAGCTGTGCCTCTCCGAGTCGCAGGAGCGCATGATCCTGGTCCCCGTGCCGGGCCGGGAACAGAAACTCCTCGACCTCCTTGCCAAGTGGGAACTGGACGTGGTGACCATCGGCGAGGTGGAGGCCCACGACCGCTACCGCCTGACCTGGCGCGGCGAGGTGGTCTGCGACCTGCCCGTCGCCCTGCTGAACGAGGCGCCCAAGTACACCCGCGAGGGCGTGGAGCTGGAAGAAATCCGGGCCAAACGCGAGCGCGACCTGAGCGGCGTGCCGGTGCCCGGCGACCTGGGAGCGGTGCTGGTGGACCTGCTCTCGCACCCCACGATCGCCTCCAAGCGGCCCATCTTCGAGCGCTACGACCATCAGGTCATGACGAACACGGTGGTCGTGCCGGGGGCCGCCGACGCCGCCGTGCTGCGGGTCAAGGGGAGCGGCATGGGCGTGGCCGCGACCTCCGACTGCAATCCGCGCTTCGTGTACCTCGACCCCTACATCGGGGCCGCCGCCGCCGTTGCGGAGGCCGCCCGCAACCTCGCGTGTGTGGGGGCGACGCCGCTGGCGATCACGGATAACCTCAACTTCGGCAATCCGCACGAGCCGGGCGTGTACTTCCAGCTTCAGCAGGCGGTGCAGGGCATTGCGGACGCGTGCCGGGCGCTGAATACGCCGGTCACGGGCGGCAACGTGAGCCTCTACAACCAGTACACCGAAGGGGAGCACAAGGTCGCCATCCACCCCACGCCGACGATCGGCATGGTGGGTGTGCTCCCCGACGTGACGGTGCGGGCCACGCTGGACCTGAAGCCGGGGCCGCACGTCCTCTACCTGCTGGGCGAACACGCGAGCACCATCGGGGCCTCGCAGTACCTCGAAACCGTGCATGGGCTGGAGGCGGGGCGGGTGCCGGAGCTCGACCTAGGGCTGGAAGCGAAGGTCATCGCCGGGACGCTGGCCCTGATTCGCGCGGACCTGACGACCACCGCGCACGACTGCTCGGAAGGTGGGCTGGCGGTGGCCCTTGCGGAGATGGCGATTGCGGGTATGCAGGGCCTGAAAGTCACGCTGGACGCGCCGGAGGGTATACGCCCCGACGCCCTGCTGTTCGGGGAGGCGCACAGCCGGGTGATCGTGGCGGTCCCAGTGGGCCACGAGCAGGAGGCTCAGGATGTGCTGGAGGGCCTGGGCGTGCCCTTCACGGCGCTGGGCGAGAGCCTGCCGGGGAGTGACCGGGTGACCATTGCGGTGAGTGGGGCGAACGTACAGTTGAGCGTGAACCTTGAGACGCTGAGGACGGCGCATGAAGCGCCGCTGCGGGAGATATTGGGATGA
- the purF gene encoding amidophosphoribosyltransferase, which yields MIFDPTTDKPQDECGVFGLYSTTPNDLAWLTYLGLFALQHRGQEAAGMCVSDGDKFHVDKDLGLVTQVFDERRLDGLRLPNARVSIGHVRYSTTGSNLRFNAQPLTTRTNKGILGLAHNGNFVNAREVRSGMLMEGALFQTTNDSEVMLNLIARESHMDLVEATASAMKELKGGYACVLMSRTQLLGFRDPHGVRPLVIGQRDSANGEGGAWVLASEPCALYAVGARLIRDVQPGELVWFDRDGLHSLMVEPKRPTPCSFEWIYFARSDGELDGVDIHESRLRMGAQLAREKPIEADIVVPVPDSGIGAAIGYARESGIPFDYGLYKNPYAGRTFIAPTQEARELKVKMKLSPTSAVRGRRVVLVDDSIVRGTTSRQIVNLLREAGATEVHFRVSSPPITHPCFYGIDTAARKELVASTHSVEEIRELIGADTLAFISERGLREAIGGSGLCGACFTGEYPAGTPLLNDVDKLALEV from the coding sequence ATGATCTTTGACCCCACCACCGACAAGCCGCAGGACGAGTGCGGCGTCTTCGGGCTGTACTCGACCACCCCCAACGACCTCGCGTGGCTGACCTACCTGGGCCTCTTCGCCCTGCAACACCGGGGGCAGGAGGCGGCGGGAATGTGCGTCAGCGACGGCGACAAGTTCCACGTGGACAAGGATCTCGGGCTGGTCACGCAGGTCTTCGACGAGCGGCGGCTCGACGGCCTGCGCCTGCCCAACGCCCGCGTGAGCATCGGGCACGTGCGCTACTCGACCACCGGGTCGAACCTGCGCTTCAACGCGCAGCCGCTGACCACCCGCACGAACAAGGGCATTCTGGGCCTGGCGCACAACGGCAACTTCGTGAACGCCCGCGAGGTCCGCAGCGGGATGCTGATGGAAGGGGCGCTGTTCCAGACCACCAACGACAGTGAGGTCATGCTCAACCTGATCGCCCGCGAGTCGCACATGGATTTGGTGGAGGCGACCGCCAGCGCGATGAAGGAACTGAAGGGCGGCTACGCCTGCGTGCTGATGAGCCGCACCCAGCTCCTCGGCTTCCGCGACCCGCACGGGGTCCGGCCGCTGGTGATCGGGCAGCGCGACAGTGCCAATGGGGAGGGGGGCGCCTGGGTGCTGGCCTCCGAGCCGTGTGCCCTGTACGCCGTCGGTGCCCGTCTGATCCGCGACGTGCAGCCCGGCGAGCTGGTGTGGTTTGACCGCGACGGCCTGCACTCGCTGATGGTGGAACCGAAGCGGCCCACCCCCTGTTCCTTCGAGTGGATCTACTTCGCCCGCAGCGACGGCGAACTCGACGGGGTGGACATCCACGAGAGCCGCCTGCGGATGGGCGCCCAACTGGCCCGCGAGAAGCCCATCGAGGCCGACATCGTGGTCCCCGTGCCCGACTCCGGCATCGGCGCGGCGATCGGGTACGCCCGCGAGAGCGGCATTCCCTTCGACTACGGCCTGTACAAGAACCCCTACGCGGGCCGCACCTTTATCGCCCCCACCCAGGAGGCGCGGGAGCTGAAGGTCAAGATGAAGCTCTCGCCCACCAGCGCAGTGCGGGGCCGCCGGGTCGTGTTGGTGGACGACTCCATCGTGCGCGGCACCACCAGCCGCCAGATCGTGAATCTGCTGCGTGAAGCGGGGGCCACCGAGGTTCACTTCCGGGTGTCCAGCCCGCCCATCACGCACCCGTGCTTCTACGGCATCGACACCGCCGCCCGCAAGGAACTTGTCGCCAGCACCCACAGCGTCGAGGAAATCCGCGAGCTGATCGGCGCGGACACCCTCGCCTTTATCAGCGAGCGTGGGCTGCGGGAGGCCATCGGCGGCTCCGGCCTGTGCGGGGCGTGCTTTACCGGGGAGTACCCGGCGGGAACGCCACTGCTGAACGACGTGGACAAGCTGGCGCTGGAGGTCTGA
- the prmC gene encoding peptide chain release factor N(5)-glutamine methyltransferase — translation MPPLRTLLTEARERLRAAGVPSPEADARALVLHALGLTGAALLTRAGEAVPDADAARVWALVQERAARVPLQHLLGEVEWGGVRLRTDGRALVPRPETEWLLHLALEALRGVPAPRVVDVGTGTGALALGLKAARPDASVTATDLSPEALALARENAALNGLDVAFVQGSLLAGRPGPFDLVLSNPPYLPDGDRAGAGPEVKHDPDLALYAGADGLDVARLLAAQAASVLTPGGVLLLELDPRNAPTLAGELRAQGWEAEVLPDLTGRERFVRATLPPPGVSPARESGAAG, via the coding sequence ATGCCCCCCCTCCGCACCCTGCTCACCGAGGCCCGCGAGCGGCTACGGGCAGCGGGCGTCCCCTCTCCCGAGGCGGACGCCCGCGCCCTCGTGCTGCACGCGCTTGGGCTGACCGGGGCCGCGCTGCTGACCCGTGCGGGGGAGGCAGTGCCGGACGCTGACGCCGCGCGGGTGTGGGCACTGGTGCAGGAGCGGGCCGCGCGGGTGCCCCTCCAGCACCTGCTGGGCGAGGTGGAATGGGGCGGCGTGCGGCTGCGGACAGACGGGCGGGCGCTGGTGCCCCGGCCGGAAACCGAGTGGCTGCTGCACCTCGCGCTGGAGGCCCTGCGCGGCGTCCCCGCTCCCCGCGTGGTGGACGTGGGCACGGGAACGGGTGCCCTCGCGCTGGGGCTGAAGGCGGCCCGCCCCGACGCCAGTGTCACCGCGACCGACCTCAGCCCAGAGGCGCTGGCCCTGGCCCGCGAAAATGCCGCGCTGAACGGGCTGGACGTGGCTTTCGTGCAGGGAAGCCTGCTCGCGGGACGGCCCGGCCCCTTCGACCTCGTGCTCAGCAACCCACCCTACCTCCCCGACGGGGACCGCGCCGGGGCCGGCCCCGAGGTGAAGCATGATCCCGACCTCGCCCTGTACGCGGGAGCGGACGGACTGGACGTGGCGCGGCTCCTCGCGGCGCAGGCGGCGTCAGTCCTCACGCCGGGGGGCGTCCTCCTCCTCGAACTCGACCCCCGCAATGCCCCCACGCTGGCCGGGGAACTGCGGGCGCAGGGGTGGGAGGCCGAGGTACTCCCTGACCTCACCGGGCGCGAGCGCTTCGTGCGGGCCACTCTCCCGCCGCCCGGAGTCAGCCCCGCTCGGGAATCTGGCGCAGCAGGTTGA
- a CDS encoding protein jag yields the protein MDNRTNLDDYLAGLGISGADETEAPPPAPEVAAGPVPALTPADEDPRAVLERFLTGLAARIDPGLSVSVREGEGALEVEVAGENAARLAGRDGRTLGAIEVLAYTVLAKQAGRTDLRVRVDVGGFRKRQADTLTRLAERLAVQVAKSGEPHELQPMPAADRRVLHIALKEHPDVTTESVGEGSARRLIIKPRSYGA from the coding sequence ATGGACAACCGCACGAACCTCGACGACTACCTCGCCGGGCTGGGCATTTCGGGCGCGGACGAGACCGAGGCGCCGCCGCCCGCGCCGGAGGTCGCCGCTGGCCCCGTCCCGGCGCTGACCCCCGCCGACGAGGACCCCCGCGCGGTGCTGGAGCGCTTTCTGACCGGCCTCGCCGCCCGCATCGACCCCGGCCTCTCGGTCAGCGTGCGTGAGGGCGAGGGAGCCCTGGAGGTGGAGGTCGCGGGCGAGAATGCCGCCCGGCTCGCGGGCCGCGACGGGCGCACGCTGGGCGCCATTGAGGTGCTGGCCTACACCGTGCTCGCCAAGCAGGCGGGCCGCACCGACCTGCGGGTGCGGGTGGACGTGGGCGGCTTCCGCAAGCGGCAGGCCGACACGCTGACCCGACTGGCCGAACGCCTCGCCGTGCAGGTCGCCAAGAGCGGCGAGCCGCATGAACTCCAGCCCATGCCCGCCGCCGACCGCCGGGTGCTGCACATCGCCCTCAAGGAGCATCCCGACGTGACCACCGAGTCGGTGGGCGAGGGCTCGGCGCGGCGCCTCATCATCAAGCCGAGAAGCTACGGGGCGTGA
- the purS gene encoding phosphoribosylformylglycinamidine synthase subunit PurS — MPQYHAKVFVTLKPSILDPQGRTVERALSHLDHTNVSGVRVGKLIELTLTGERPEVEAQLAGITRDVLSNPIMEDARWELEEA; from the coding sequence ATGCCCCAGTACCACGCCAAAGTCTTCGTCACCCTCAAGCCGTCCATCCTCGACCCGCAGGGCCGCACCGTCGAGCGGGCGCTGTCGCACCTCGACCACACCAACGTCTCCGGCGTGCGCGTGGGCAAGCTGATCGAACTGACCCTGACGGGCGAGCGCCCCGAGGTCGAAGCGCAGCTCGCGGGCATCACGCGGGACGTGCTGAGCAACCCCATCATGGAGGATGCCCGCTGGGAGCTGGAGGAGGCATGA
- a CDS encoding SDR family NAD(P)-dependent oxidoreductase, whose protein sequence is MGMLDGKVAFITGAASGIGAGTARRFAQEGAKVVLADMQDEEGREVLDEIMGAGGQALYVHCDVSDADSVREAVEAGVREFGRLDIVFANAGINGVWAPIDELQPEEWDRTIAINLRGTYLTVHFAVPHLKRAGGGSIIVTSSVNGNRTFSSPGASAYSTSKAGQVALTKMIALELGRENIRCNAVCPGLIHTNIEERTEHKGTEKLGIEVELPEGSPALNEGEGEPVDVADTCLFLASDLSRHVSGVEIYVDGGASLLR, encoded by the coding sequence ATGGGCATGTTGGACGGCAAGGTGGCCTTTATCACGGGCGCGGCGAGCGGCATCGGGGCGGGTACGGCGCGGCGGTTCGCGCAGGAGGGTGCCAAAGTGGTCCTGGCCGACATGCAGGATGAGGAAGGCCGGGAGGTTCTGGACGAGATCATGGGCGCGGGCGGGCAGGCCCTCTACGTCCACTGCGACGTGTCGGACGCCGACTCGGTGCGGGAGGCCGTGGAAGCGGGGGTGCGCGAGTTCGGGCGGCTCGATATCGTCTTCGCCAACGCCGGGATCAACGGGGTGTGGGCGCCCATCGACGAGCTGCAACCCGAGGAATGGGACCGGACCATCGCCATCAACCTGCGTGGCACCTACCTCACGGTCCACTTCGCGGTGCCGCACCTCAAGCGGGCGGGCGGCGGCAGCATCATCGTGACGAGCAGCGTGAACGGCAACCGCACCTTTTCCAGCCCCGGCGCGAGTGCCTACAGCACCTCCAAGGCCGGGCAGGTCGCCTTGACCAAGATGATTGCGCTGGAACTCGGCCGCGAGAACATCCGCTGCAACGCGGTGTGTCCGGGTCTGATCCACACCAACATCGAGGAGCGCACCGAGCACAAGGGCACCGAGAAACTGGGCATCGAGGTCGAACTCCCCGAAGGCAGCCCCGCGCTGAACGAGGGCGAGGGCGAACCGGTGGACGTGGCGGACACCTGCCTGTTCCTCGCGTCGGACCTCAGCCGCCACGTCTCGGGCGTCGAGATCTACGTGGACGGCGGGGCGTCGCTGCTGCGCTGA
- the purC gene encoding phosphoribosylaminoimidazolesuccinocarboxamide synthase: protein MKLEQRYEGKAKRVYATANPHEYVVEYKDDATAFNGVKKAQIMGKGEINNAITAHLYPLLEGAGIPTHFLERLSEREQRVRAVEIIPVEVIVRNVAAGSFCKRLGLEEGTQLSRPVVEYCYKSDALGDPLINTDTAVALGWATEEELRRLRELSLKVRDFLVPYFEARGIRLIDFKLEFGRAHDGQVVLADEISPDTCRFWDAATGEKLDKDRFRRDLGGVEDAYAEMLRRVTAPA, encoded by the coding sequence ATGAAGCTTGAGCAGCGTTACGAGGGTAAGGCCAAGCGCGTTTATGCGACCGCCAACCCGCACGAGTACGTCGTGGAGTACAAGGACGACGCCACCGCCTTCAACGGCGTGAAAAAGGCGCAGATCATGGGCAAGGGCGAGATCAACAACGCGATCACCGCGCACCTCTACCCCCTGCTGGAAGGGGCCGGGATTCCGACTCACTTTCTGGAGCGGCTCTCGGAGCGCGAGCAGCGGGTGCGGGCGGTCGAGATCATCCCCGTCGAGGTGATCGTGCGGAACGTGGCTGCCGGGAGCTTCTGCAAGCGGCTAGGGCTGGAGGAAGGCACGCAGCTCTCGCGCCCCGTCGTCGAATACTGCTACAAGTCCGACGCACTGGGCGACCCCCTGATCAACACGGACACGGCGGTGGCGCTGGGCTGGGCGACCGAGGAGGAGCTGCGGCGCCTGCGCGAGCTGAGCCTGAAGGTCCGTGACTTTCTGGTGCCCTACTTCGAGGCACGCGGCATCCGCCTGATCGACTTCAAGCTGGAATTTGGCCGCGCCCACGACGGTCAGGTCGTGCTGGCCGACGAGATCAGCCCCGACACCTGCCGCTTCTGGGACGCGGCGACCGGAGAAAAGCTCGACAAGGACCGCTTCCGCCGCGACCTCGGCGGCGTCGAGGACGCCTACGCCGAGATGCTGCGCCGCGTGACAGCCCCCGCCTGA